The following are encoded together in the Iodobacter fluviatilis genome:
- a CDS encoding PspC domain-containing protein: protein MNKVLRRSRDDQWVAGVMGGLADYLGIGSGKLRLIFVIVSCISAAFPGIFVYLILWFLMPKQGA from the coding sequence ATGAATAAAGTTTTACGCAGAAGTCGTGATGATCAGTGGGTTGCAGGGGTAATGGGAGGGCTGGCTGATTATCTGGGGATAGGCTCGGGCAAGCTGCGTCTGATCTTTGTGATTGTGTCTTGCATATCGGCGGCGTTTCCCGGTATTTTTGTTTATTTGATTCTGTGGTTTTTGATGCCTAAGCAAGGCGCTTGA
- a CDS encoding exodeoxyribonuclease III → MRIISANLNGIRSAANKGFFEWLATQDADVVALQELKAQEADLSQQMKAPEGLKGFFHYANKKGYSGVGLYCRREPDRVITGLGIADIDFEGRYLQADFGNLSVISLYLPSGSSSDERQQVKFSFLERFRPHLEQLAASGREVVLLGDWNIAHNEIDIKNWKGNLKNSGFLPEERSWLGKLFSELNFVDVWRKLYPEIPGYTWWSNRGQAYAKDVGWRIDYHITTPGIGATATTASVYKEQKFSDHAPLIVDYDYQP, encoded by the coding sequence ATGCGCATTATCAGTGCTAATTTAAACGGCATTCGCTCAGCTGCAAACAAGGGCTTTTTTGAATGGCTAGCCACACAAGATGCCGATGTGGTGGCCTTGCAAGAACTTAAAGCACAAGAAGCCGATCTTTCCCAGCAAATGAAGGCCCCCGAAGGGCTAAAAGGCTTTTTTCACTATGCGAATAAAAAAGGCTATAGCGGCGTAGGCCTCTATTGCCGCCGCGAACCAGACCGAGTCATTACCGGCCTTGGCATTGCGGATATCGATTTTGAAGGCCGCTATTTGCAAGCCGACTTTGGCAATCTTTCTGTGATCTCCCTTTATTTACCATCGGGCTCTTCATCAGACGAGCGCCAGCAGGTTAAATTTTCATTTCTAGAACGTTTCCGCCCTCATTTAGAACAGCTTGCCGCTAGTGGCCGCGAAGTGGTTCTGCTGGGAGACTGGAATATCGCTCACAATGAAATCGACATTAAAAACTGGAAAGGCAATCTGAAAAACTCAGGTTTCTTACCAGAAGAGCGTAGTTGGTTGGGTAAACTATTCAGCGAGCTAAATTTTGTAGATGTCTGGCGCAAGCTTTACCCAGAAATTCCTGGTTACACATGGTGGAGTAATCGCGGCCAAGCCTATGCCAAAGACGTAGGCTGGCGTATCGATTACCACATCACAACACCAGGTATTGGCGCTACAGCGACAACGGCATCTGTATATAAAGAACAAAAATTCTCTGATCACGCCCCGCTGATTGTGGATTACGATTACCAGCCTTAA
- a CDS encoding phytanoyl-CoA dioxygenase family protein, whose product MNAFERDGFALVSAVLNPAECRAIAGQIEKMRCTTVGTRRFLSQDGCRSLSAKIRQNPVLSPLIPAGMVAVQCTFFEKSASRNWLVAVHQDLSIPVAERIEHPALQGWSVKEGQLYVQAPVEILQQLIAVRIHLDPCGADDGPLRLVPGSHLQGLVTAEDAVLARQQEIVCAAESGSALLMRPLLLHSSSKSSGKSQRRVLHFLFAPIALPLGLRWSDTV is encoded by the coding sequence ATGAATGCATTTGAGCGTGATGGCTTTGCTTTGGTTTCCGCCGTATTAAACCCTGCGGAATGTAGAGCTATTGCTGGGCAGATTGAAAAAATGCGTTGCACCACGGTAGGAACACGGCGTTTCTTATCGCAAGATGGGTGCCGCTCTCTTTCTGCAAAAATACGCCAGAATCCGGTTTTATCACCATTGATTCCAGCAGGCATGGTTGCGGTTCAGTGCACCTTTTTTGAAAAATCTGCTTCCCGAAATTGGCTGGTCGCGGTGCATCAAGATTTAAGCATTCCTGTGGCAGAGCGTATTGAGCACCCTGCATTGCAGGGCTGGTCAGTTAAAGAAGGCCAGCTGTATGTACAAGCACCTGTTGAGATATTGCAGCAGCTGATTGCGGTGAGGATTCATTTGGATCCGTGTGGGGCAGATGATGGCCCGCTACGCTTGGTGCCAGGATCGCATTTGCAAGGCTTGGTAACGGCGGAGGATGCTGTCTTAGCTCGCCAGCAAGAGATCGTCTGTGCGGCTGAATCTGGTAGCGCTTTGTTGATGCGGCCTTTGCTTTTGCATTCATCGTCAAAATCATCAGGCAAAAGCCAGCGCAGAGTCTTGCACTTTCTATTTGCTCCCATAGCGCTTCCTTTGGGGCTTCGCTGGAGCGATACAGTTTGA
- a CDS encoding NADPH-dependent 2,4-dienoyl-CoA reductase: protein MSTYTQLLSPLDLGFTTLKNRVLMGSMHTGLEEAPDGPERMAAFYAERAKGGVGLIVTGGIAPNAAGRIYEDAAMLADESDIPRHLPITQAVHDAGGKICLQILHAGRYAYHTASVAPSAIASPITPFTPHALSDAEIKTTIADFATTAKLAQAAGYDGVEIMGSEGYLINQFLCSHVNQRDDEWGGDATRRQRIAVEISKAVRAAVGPNFIVIFRLSLLDLVQDGSTLPEAIILAQALEAAGVTLINTGIGWHEARIPTIAAAVPRGGFSWVTRKLKDHVSIPLIAVNRINTPEIAEHILASGDADMVSLARPLLADPDFVNKAASKTANLINTCIACNQACLDHVFEGKAASCLVNPRACRETEFPIAAKTQQAKRIAVIGAGPAGLSCATAAASRGHKVTLFEASAAIGGQFGIAQRIPGKEEFTETLRYYRNQLDYLGVNVKLNHFAKAAELAGEFDEIVIASGVKPRVPDIVGIAHPCVVSYPALLRGEVKPGKKIAIIGAGGIGVDTAVFLSETHSDLSPTDNFIRDWGIDSSMSSAGSLAKPAMQPSGREIWLLKRSKGKPGSGPGKTTGWVHRATLQLRGVNLLGSVEYLKIDDAGLHIKQNNEEICLEVDQIVLCAGQESVTTLWDELSAAGAPVHRIGGALLAGEVDAKRAIAEGFNLAMGF, encoded by the coding sequence ATGTCGACCTACACACAGCTATTAAGCCCGCTCGATCTGGGCTTTACCACCCTTAAAAACCGCGTTTTGATGGGGTCCATGCACACGGGGCTTGAAGAAGCCCCTGATGGCCCTGAGCGCATGGCGGCCTTTTATGCCGAACGCGCAAAAGGCGGCGTGGGTTTGATCGTTACCGGCGGCATCGCACCCAATGCAGCAGGCCGTATTTATGAAGATGCAGCCATGCTGGCCGATGAATCTGATATTCCACGTCATCTGCCTATCACCCAAGCCGTGCACGATGCAGGTGGTAAAATCTGCCTGCAAATTTTACACGCAGGCCGCTACGCCTACCATACAGCCAGCGTTGCCCCATCCGCCATTGCTTCACCCATCACGCCGTTTACACCACATGCCTTAAGTGATGCAGAAATTAAAACCACCATCGCTGATTTTGCTACTACCGCAAAACTCGCGCAGGCGGCTGGCTACGATGGCGTAGAAATCATGGGGTCGGAAGGTTATTTAATTAACCAATTTCTTTGCAGCCATGTAAATCAACGTGACGATGAATGGGGAGGGGATGCCACCCGCCGTCAGCGTATCGCGGTTGAAATCAGCAAAGCCGTCCGCGCTGCGGTTGGCCCCAACTTTATTGTGATTTTTCGCCTATCTTTGCTTGATTTAGTCCAAGATGGCAGCACGCTGCCCGAAGCGATTATCCTTGCCCAAGCACTTGAAGCAGCTGGCGTTACCCTGATTAACACCGGCATCGGCTGGCACGAAGCACGTATCCCAACCATCGCCGCAGCCGTACCTCGCGGTGGCTTTAGCTGGGTAACGCGCAAATTAAAAGACCATGTGTCCATCCCGCTGATCGCGGTAAACCGCATCAACACCCCAGAAATTGCCGAGCATATTTTAGCCAGCGGCGATGCGGATATGGTGTCCTTAGCTCGCCCGCTTTTGGCCGACCCTGATTTTGTCAATAAAGCCGCGAGCAAGACCGCCAATCTGATCAACACCTGTATCGCCTGTAACCAAGCTTGCCTAGACCATGTGTTTGAAGGCAAAGCAGCCTCTTGCCTAGTCAACCCTCGCGCCTGCCGCGAAACCGAATTCCCGATTGCGGCCAAAACCCAGCAAGCCAAACGCATCGCCGTGATTGGCGCAGGCCCAGCCGGATTATCTTGCGCTACTGCCGCAGCTAGCCGAGGCCACAAGGTCACGCTGTTTGAAGCAAGCGCTGCCATTGGTGGCCAATTTGGCATTGCCCAGCGCATTCCCGGCAAGGAAGAATTCACCGAAACACTGCGCTACTACCGCAATCAGCTTGATTACCTTGGCGTAAATGTAAAACTCAATCATTTTGCCAAAGCGGCCGAGCTAGCCGGTGAATTTGATGAAATCGTAATTGCCAGCGGTGTAAAACCACGCGTACCAGATATTGTTGGCATCGCCCACCCCTGCGTAGTTTCCTACCCAGCCCTGCTGCGTGGCGAGGTAAAACCGGGTAAAAAAATTGCGATTATTGGCGCAGGTGGGATTGGTGTTGATACCGCGGTGTTCCTATCAGAAACCCATAGCGATCTCAGCCCAACAGACAACTTTATCCGCGACTGGGGTATTGATTCCAGCATGAGCAGTGCGGGTAGCTTAGCCAAACCGGCCATGCAGCCTAGCGGCCGAGAAATCTGGCTATTAAAACGCAGCAAGGGCAAGCCTGGCAGCGGCCCCGGCAAAACCACTGGCTGGGTACACCGCGCCACCTTGCAATTACGCGGCGTAAACCTGCTCGGCTCAGTTGAATACCTGAAAATCGACGATGCTGGTCTGCATATCAAGCAAAATAACGAAGAGATCTGCCTTGAAGTCGATCAAATCGTGCTCTGCGCAGGGCAGGAATCAGTCACCACACTTTGGGATGAACTCAGCGCAGCCGGAGCGCCCGTCCACCGCATTGGCGGAGCGTTACTTGCCGGTGAAGTAGACGCCAAACGCGCCATTGCCGAAGGATTTAATTTAGCGATGGGGTTTTAA
- a CDS encoding AmpG family muropeptide MFS transporter: MTTTHWKSLLLSRRMLICVFTGFASGLPLYILLNLVPAWLKSEGVNLKAIGFFALIQFPFTWKFIWAPLLDRYAVPGLGRRRGWMLLTQLALLVLIASFGLFNPKLDLWSIAYLATALAFFSASQDIVLDAYRREILSDEELGLGTSVHVNAYRIASLIPGAFSLILADHLPWAQVFMITGLFMLPGIVMTLLVSEPQLVRPPKSLREAVIEPFHEFMTRHGWRNALWILAFIFLYKLGDSMATALATPFYLELGFSKTEIGVIAKNAGLWPAVFGGIVGGIWMVKLGINRALWLFGVVQVLSILGFAWLATMGADKVALATVIAFEALGVGLGTAAFTAYIARTTDPRYTATQFALFTSLAAVPRTFINASTGWLVEQMGWINFFFLCTALAIPGMLLLFKVAPWKSESEREENL; encoded by the coding sequence ATGACTACTACTCACTGGAAATCACTCTTGTTGTCTCGGCGCATGTTGATCTGTGTGTTTACCGGATTTGCCTCGGGTTTGCCGCTATATATCCTGCTTAATTTAGTCCCTGCGTGGTTAAAAAGTGAAGGTGTTAATTTAAAAGCGATTGGTTTTTTTGCGCTGATCCAATTCCCATTTACGTGGAAATTTATCTGGGCTCCCTTATTGGATCGCTATGCTGTGCCGGGGCTAGGTCGGCGGCGGGGCTGGATGCTACTTACTCAGCTCGCCTTGCTGGTTTTAATCGCCTCATTTGGTTTATTTAACCCCAAGCTAGATTTATGGTCGATTGCTTATCTCGCCACCGCTCTGGCGTTCTTTAGTGCCAGTCAGGATATTGTGCTTGATGCTTATCGACGTGAAATTCTAAGTGACGAAGAATTGGGTCTTGGCACGTCGGTGCACGTAAATGCTTATCGTATTGCTAGCCTGATTCCCGGCGCGTTTTCTTTGATTCTTGCAGATCATCTGCCGTGGGCGCAGGTGTTTATGATTACAGGCCTGTTTATGCTACCGGGTATTGTGATGACGTTGCTTGTGAGCGAGCCACAATTAGTTCGCCCGCCTAAATCACTGCGTGAAGCGGTGATTGAACCATTCCATGAGTTTATGACCCGTCATGGCTGGCGTAATGCATTGTGGATTCTGGCGTTCATCTTTTTATATAAATTAGGCGATAGCATGGCCACGGCTTTGGCTACGCCGTTTTACTTAGAGCTGGGTTTTAGTAAAACAGAAATTGGCGTGATCGCTAAAAATGCCGGCCTTTGGCCTGCCGTCTTTGGTGGGATTGTTGGCGGTATATGGATGGTTAAGCTGGGTATTAACCGCGCCTTGTGGCTATTTGGGGTGGTGCAGGTTTTATCTATTCTGGGTTTTGCATGGTTGGCGACGATGGGGGCAGATAAGGTAGCGCTGGCGACCGTGATAGCGTTTGAAGCTTTAGGCGTTGGGTTGGGTACGGCTGCATTTACCGCCTATATCGCAAGAACCACTGATCCACGTTATACCGCCACTCAGTTTGCTTTGTTTACTAGTTTGGCTGCCGTACCTCGCACCTTTATTAATGCCAGCACGGGTTGGTTGGTAGAACAAATGGGCTGGATTAATTTCTTCTTCTTATGCACTGCACTGGCTATTCCGGGCATGTTGTTACTATTTAAGGTTGCACCGTGGAAAAGTGAATCAGAGCGTGAAGAAAATCTGTAG
- a CDS encoding DUF4124 domain-containing protein, which translates to MLRSFLTFLLLALCTAPVSAKLYRWVDEAGRVQYSDKPPSITPSSGISELNKSGMVKTTPLPVVSKEEQEKKLQEQAQQKEQQRKDRALLESFSRPEEIDIIRDRRISIIQSAMSANTMRLQTATQHKERIEKQMSRLNKKNKPIPADLDTEYGLAKKELQEIKNDNKTKLIEIETVKAKAEEDKKRLVELRSPAPK; encoded by the coding sequence ATGTTGCGTAGTTTTCTTACTTTTTTACTGCTGGCGCTATGTACGGCACCCGTTTCAGCCAAGCTGTATCGCTGGGTTGATGAAGCGGGCAGGGTGCAATACAGCGACAAGCCACCGTCGATTACTCCTAGCAGTGGTATTTCGGAGCTTAATAAATCAGGAATGGTAAAAACCACGCCCTTACCTGTGGTTAGCAAGGAGGAGCAAGAAAAAAAACTGCAGGAACAAGCGCAGCAAAAAGAGCAGCAGCGAAAAGACCGTGCCTTACTAGAATCGTTTTCTCGGCCTGAAGAAATAGATATTATTCGAGATCGGCGTATTAGCATTATTCAATCCGCAATGAGTGCAAATACCATGCGTCTGCAAACGGCAACGCAGCATAAAGAACGCATAGAAAAACAAATGAGTCGTTTAAATAAAAAGAATAAACCTATCCCTGCTGATTTGGATACTGAATATGGCTTGGCTAAAAAAGAGTTGCAGGAAATAAAGAATGACAATAAAACTAAATTAATTGAAATTGAAACGGTAAAAGCTAAAGCAGAAGAAGATAAAAAACGTTTAGTAGAGCTTAGATCGCCTGCTCCAAAATAA
- the ppgK gene encoding polyphosphate--glucose phosphotransferase, producing the protein MTEQFTSPKIVLGIDIGGTGIKGAPVNVETGELLAERIRIDTPQPATPEAVGLVVKQLVELFNWQGPIGCTFPAIVHNGVTLSAANVDGSWMNAPAQDILAQVTGLPLKLINDADAAGLAEGVFGAAKGISGKVLMITLGTGIGSALIMDGKLISNTELGHLILKDNDIAEKYCSGKVKDDLDLKWKEYTQRLNEYILHLQLLLSPDLLIIGGGISKKHEKFIPELTGLRFPVVPAELKNDAGIVGAAIEAAREFGLL; encoded by the coding sequence ATGACTGAACAATTCACCTCCCCCAAAATTGTTTTGGGCATTGATATCGGTGGTACAGGGATTAAAGGTGCACCGGTTAATGTCGAAACTGGCGAGCTTTTAGCTGAACGTATTCGGATTGATACACCTCAACCTGCCACCCCAGAGGCTGTGGGGTTGGTGGTTAAGCAATTGGTTGAACTGTTCAACTGGCAAGGCCCGATTGGCTGTACTTTCCCTGCCATTGTGCATAACGGGGTTACACTTTCTGCTGCCAATGTAGATGGTTCTTGGATGAATGCACCTGCTCAAGATATTTTGGCCCAAGTAACGGGTTTACCGCTTAAATTAATTAATGATGCAGATGCTGCTGGCTTGGCCGAAGGGGTGTTTGGTGCAGCTAAAGGTATTTCAGGGAAAGTACTAATGATCACGCTTGGTACAGGTATTGGTAGTGCATTAATTATGGATGGTAAATTAATTAGCAATACCGAATTGGGCCATCTTATTTTAAAAGACAATGACATTGCAGAAAAGTATTGCTCCGGTAAAGTAAAAGACGATTTAGATTTAAAATGGAAAGAATACACACAGCGGCTTAACGAATACATCTTGCATCTACAATTATTACTTTCGCCAGATTTACTTATTATTGGCGGCGGAATTAGTAAGAAACATGAGAAATTTATTCCAGAATTAACGGGCTTGCGTTTCCCTGTTGTGCCCGCTGAGCTGAAAAATGATGCCGGTATTGTAGGCGCAGCGATTGAAGCCGCGCGTGAGTTTGGTCTGCTGTAA
- a CDS encoding DMT family transporter: MPLSAFALVILAGFIHSLWNIAAKKAGGDARFAGFSSLIIMVVWAPVGIYYGWDVVPSWGRLEWTFVALSGVLHVLYFVALLRGYRKADLTVVYPIARGSGPLISSICAVFLLGEVLSLQGMLGMLGVVAGVFLIAGGPKIFKTMQDVSQGPRVRQGLFYGLLTGLFIASYTVLDGYAVKVLLLSPILLDYFGNFIRIVFLAPPLLKGKATTLSLWKTQWKYALIVALISPISYVLVLFAMQAAPLSHVAPAREVSMLFAALIGGRLLGEGDRLLRLLGAVFIATGVIALAM; encoded by the coding sequence ATGCCGCTTTCTGCTTTTGCTCTGGTTATTCTGGCGGGCTTTATTCATTCCTTGTGGAATATTGCGGCGAAAAAAGCCGGTGGAGACGCGCGTTTTGCTGGCTTTTCTAGCCTGATAATTATGGTGGTCTGGGCGCCGGTCGGCATTTACTATGGCTGGGACGTGGTGCCAAGCTGGGGCAGGCTTGAGTGGACTTTTGTTGCGCTCTCAGGCGTTTTACATGTGCTGTATTTTGTGGCGCTACTTCGAGGCTATCGCAAGGCCGATTTAACTGTGGTGTACCCGATAGCACGTGGTTCTGGGCCGCTGATTTCATCGATATGTGCGGTATTTTTGCTTGGCGAAGTGCTGTCTTTACAGGGCATGCTGGGAATGTTGGGGGTTGTGGCTGGGGTATTTTTAATTGCCGGTGGGCCCAAAATCTTTAAAACGATGCAGGACGTTAGCCAAGGGCCACGCGTAAGGCAGGGGCTGTTTTATGGCCTGCTAACAGGCTTATTTATTGCCAGTTATACGGTTTTAGATGGCTATGCCGTCAAAGTTTTATTACTTTCACCGATTTTGCTGGATTACTTTGGCAATTTTATTCGGATTGTTTTTTTAGCGCCGCCCTTATTAAAAGGCAAAGCCACCACGCTTTCCCTGTGGAAAACACAATGGAAATACGCGCTGATTGTGGCGTTGATCAGCCCTATTTCTTATGTATTGGTCTTATTTGCCATGCAGGCCGCACCGCTCAGCCACGTTGCTCCTGCCCGCGAAGTCTCTATGCTATTTGCTGCCTTAATTGGTGGGCGATTACTAGGAGAGGGTGATCGGCTATTACGTTTGCTGGGGGCGGTCTTTATTGCTACGGGTGTGATTGCCTTAGCGATGTAA
- the pyrE gene encoding orotate phosphoribosyltransferase — MSDFRRDFISFAVEQNVLCFGDFITKAGRQSPYFFNAGLFSDGRSVGALAQFYAQAVQASGVEFDVLFGPAYKGIVLASATAVALAAQGRNVPFVFNRKEAKDHGEGGVLVGAPLTGRVMIIDDVISAGTSVRESVNMIRAAGAEPAGVLIALDRMERGQGALSAVQEVEQQFGIPVIPIASLDDLLGYLGAQAGMDEKLAKVSAYRNQYGI; from the coding sequence ATGAGTGATTTTCGTCGCGACTTTATTTCTTTTGCTGTAGAGCAAAATGTGCTGTGCTTTGGTGATTTTATCACTAAGGCTGGCCGTCAATCGCCGTACTTTTTTAACGCAGGTTTATTTAGTGACGGCAGATCGGTAGGCGCGTTGGCGCAATTTTATGCACAGGCGGTACAAGCATCTGGCGTAGAGTTTGATGTGTTATTCGGGCCAGCCTATAAAGGTATTGTGCTTGCTTCGGCTACGGCGGTTGCATTAGCCGCACAGGGCCGTAATGTGCCGTTTGTGTTTAATCGCAAGGAAGCCAAAGACCATGGTGAAGGCGGCGTACTGGTAGGTGCTCCGCTTACAGGGCGAGTGATGATTATTGATGATGTGATTTCTGCCGGTACTTCAGTGCGTGAGTCGGTGAATATGATTCGTGCAGCAGGCGCCGAGCCAGCGGGGGTTTTAATTGCGCTTGATCGTATGGAACGTGGCCAAGGTGCGTTGTCTGCAGTGCAAGAAGTGGAACAGCAGTTTGGAATCCCTGTGATTCCAATTGCGTCACTGGATGATTTGCTAGGGTATTTGGGCGCTCAGGCAGGTATGGATGAGAAGCTAGCCAAAGTAAGTGCTTATCGTAATCAGTACGGAATCTAA